GGTGGATCGGTCAAGGTATGCTTATCGGGTTAGTGAGATCAGGCGGCTTCTGGCTCACGAAAGGAACATTAGTCTAGCGAGTGTGGAGTCATACCCTTGTGTCTATAGGTCGCTCGCAACAACCGTACTGCCTGCTGGCTTCGTAACTCCCCTATAGAGATAGCTAGCATAGTTGACTCGGATTTGTAATCACGATGCTTGATCAATGAAAGTTcctttcccgcaaaaaaaaaaccggctcgttgcaaaaaaaaagtcgcaatccaaaaaattaaaaaaccCCATGCGGTGAGCGTGGATCGAACACGCGACCTTCAGATCTTCAGTCTGACGCTCTCCCAACTGAGCTATCCCCGCTATTGTTCGTTTCCCCACGTATTTACCTTTTATCATAGTTTGAGCATACCAACTGTGAAAGCTCATATCGGAAAGAAGGATGCAAACTTAGAGTGTGTCCTTTTTGTATGGCGCGATAATTCATCAGGTGTGTCCTTCTTTGTGATCAATTATCTTTGCGCATTTAGAGTGGATACGAACTCACAAACATTATCTTGTACACTCTAGACATTTGGATGAACAAAAGGATGCAAATCTAATCGTTGAATCTAACTGTAGGTTCTATCACTTACCCTTCTCTAAATACAAATACAGACATCCCATCACAAGTCAGGAAAATAGTTGCAAGTTCTTTACAATAACTCTCAGGGAAGACCACACCAAGGTTGAGATCCGTTGTTCCTAAACTCTTCACAAGGTGTAGCGAAAACTTCCTCGGTTCTCTCTCAGGCTAACATCGAAGAAAAACGAGCAAGTTAAAATGTCTTGCAGAACGTCACACCAAGAGGAAGATCCATTGTCTATCATAACATGGGAACAATCTGTACTTGTCTATCATGCTCCTTCTCAAGGAAGTAATTTACCCAAGAAGCAGTAAGAACACTGGTGGCATTCTTCAGTACtcaggtacaaaaatattaagtGTGGAAAACAAATTTTATGGAATGCTCCGTATTTCTTTTTCAAGGAGgaagacccccggcctctgcatccgggtgatgcatgcagccaccttattaattattcacaaaagaccttacaaagaaatacaatagtaagtctgaagccaccgtctaggcaacatctgtcgctactcatatccagttgatgaagggatgttgatagtctgggcctaataccacaGACTCGCAGCCAAgtctaacatctaagacctgaggccCCAACCTAGCCACTTGCCGGGTCTAGGGCACACACTGGTCCGGCGCGCTCTCAGAGGCCGCCGCCACCAACTGCCACCGCTCCATCTTCCGAGATGTACTGACACATCAACCTTGCTTGGTCTAGCtgtcgtcgacgccaccacggcgcccaacggcACCACCTCCCTGCGCGCGAACAACTGAGCATGTCGCGGTCGCCACCGATACACCTCAGCATCATGCCGCTAAGCACCACCAGCCGACACTGCTTGAAGTCTTtggaagatctgtcgtgcgtagaacctgccgaccaggcatgacaaagtgtagcacctgtcggtcaggcatgccttgacatctccaccgaagctccgtgcaagacgaaaacgctccacctcctgcctctgacttccagtgctgctccacaaacgatgctcccaagaAAGAAACGACACCGCAAtgccgccatcgtccgatctggaacaccagatcctaggtttcccccggagcagcacgagtgggtcgacagtagttacacgacgatgccttcatcaaggtaacggcgTACAACGCCGCCATCGCCTGTCGCCGGCTCGGTTTTCACTGGCAACCATGTCTCCCCAACTCGCAGCCGGGACTAGATGATGGATCTCGAGATCCAAACACCCAGCCTTTGGCCGGCCACCTCCGACGAAGAAGATGATCATCACCGCTGGCTACACCGGCCAAAACAGATATGCCAGAGGTGCCGTTGAGCAGTCCACCAGGCCCTCGACGCCGTCGTCGATCTAAAGCCCGATGACGCGCCGCCGCCCAATCCAGGCCAGCCGCTGCAGGAAGCCGCCCGTGGCCCGAGGCAGGGCCGaccaccgccgccgtcgtcgaTCTAAAGCCCGATGACGCGCCGCCGCCCAATCCAGGCCAGCCGCTGCAGGAAGCCGCCCGTGGCCCGAGGCAGGGCCGaccaccgccgccgtcgtcgaAGCCATCACCGCCCTTCTAAATCGGCCGCACCTCCATGCGCGTTGGCGCCCCGCCACCCTGAGACGCGGGAGAGAGGAAGGACCCCCGCCACCGCCAGCGGTCTCCTGGCACAGGCCGCGGCGGCGGAAGGAAGGGAGTAAGATGATTTAGGCcccggcggcggctagggttggaaTGCTCCCGTATTGCCAGGTGAGTACCAATTTCTTCAAAGGTCTGATGTCCAAACTAACTAATCGACCCTGAGTAGAGCCAGAGCCGATGAATAATCATCATAAATTTTAACATTGAATGTCAACACAAATGCACATTTAATCCGAATgaactatttaaaagtcgagttCCAGCTCTTGAACTTGGAAAAATGTCAATTTCACACGTCAGGTGAACACTAGTGTTTTCATATCGTGCCGCCGACGTAGACCACAATTTGTGGCCATGTTTAGTCGACAGACTAAAAAAAACATAAGTTATCTCCTTAGAAAAAAATATATGCAGTGCTATGTTTTGTCCATCATGGTGCAATCAAACATGCGTTGGTTAAGGTTTTCTATGATGCAGAGGATCAAAGGGCTTTGCCACTGCAGATTGCAGTACTCAGAGCTGGTGCACTTCTCATATAGACATATACACATTGGAGTGCATCAAcccacccaccaccaccaccagggaTTTGAGCAGTACCTATCTGCATGACTGTATCATACATGCAACAATTAAGACGTATACCACCACCATTCGAGCAACAGCAGGGTTCAGGTCGTCGCccagaagaaaagaaaaggaaaacatGAGCCCCAGGCTAACTAACATGATGTTGTCTCCCTCCTTTGCCAACTGGGAAAGAACCTCGCACCTGCACAAATTTTCCCAGAGTGTAATTAGAGGGAGCATCTTGCTTTTGGTGATCAGCATAATACTGCACTCTTCTAGCACCTATATATACAGCTTGGCCGACAGCTTAGGACTGGGAGTTGTTGCGCAATTTCGCCCTGGCGAAAAACACCCCTGCTAATAGACCTGCAAGATCGACGGTACATTATTCTTTTTGTTAGCGATGAAGTGTGGTATGTGTCAGCCCAGAGGTAATATATGTTTGGTATCAGCATAGGCAAAACCTACCAAGCAGTATACTTATGGAGTTCTCCATGCTTGTGCGGACTTTGAAGAGCAGGATCCCGGCGATAGAGAGCGGGATCTTGTTGAGAGACCCCACAAGGCTGTAACAGGAGCAATGTCGGCGTTAGAAGCTCACCAAGAGTGAAGTGCGTCCATCATTTGGTACCTATAAGTTGTTGCGCTTGTCTGACGAAGAAACCACATGGAAGTAAAGCTGATAGCAAGCCCCAAAACTCCGCTTGCAGTGATGACTAGCCAAAACATAGGCATCCTCAGAAGAGGCCTGCAAAATCACTTTGTCATAGGACTGAAGAGTATAATATTTGCAATCATAGTTAATTTTTTTCCCAGCAGATGTGATTGGATTAGTTGCATCCTCttttgcaaaaaaaatgattAGTTGCATCCTCttttgcaaaaataaaataaaatagaagGATTAGTTGCATCctcttttgcaaaaaaaaaaggaTTAGTTGCATCTTGGTAGGACATGAAAGGAAATTTTTCAGGACGAATGGTCTCTTGTTACACTACACAGATGGAGGTAACACAATTTATATCTACTTTCATTAGGTTCGTGCTAGAACAAGTGAGCGAATGAAGTTTAAATCACGGGCTTACGTTTCCAACAGGTACTCAACTTCATTAAAACCAAGCACGAGGATAATTCCCAATGGTAGTGAAAGAACGTTGTTCAGCAAAACCATCGAAAGCTCATTCAAATTCCCAGACTTGGTGGCCTGCTTCGCACTGTCCATTACATGCCGCAGTGTAAGCTGGAAAAAACAGTTCATTTGTTCAAATTTATATGGAGGGAGCTCAGAACTGAAGATATTTGTCCCATAAACTAGTGTCAATCTATGGGACTGGAGATAAGAATCTAAAACATTTGGGAGGAGAAACAGTTTTCAGTTTTCAGGAGATTCAGTGGCATCAAGAAGAATACCGAATACGATGCTGTCAGAAAACAATTTAAGATCTGCCATGTATAGCCGACTGCATGAAATGAGAGATCCGTTATTCCTCCTGCAATTGCTGAGATTATCTACAGAAACATAAGGGTGAGTCAGGTCTTCGGTACACTGTTATTTCAAGTCACCGTATCAAGAACACCTATGATTATATATAAGGTAACAAATCAACTACGTGCAATTATTCAGCAACTGAAGAAGAATATAAGCCCCTCAGGCATTCTAGTCATACTTAAACATGCGTAACTTCTAATATTGACATTCTAGTCATACCATCAACATAAGAGAAATCCAAACTTGTCGATCGTGTTGCTTCTTAAAGAAGTAGGTTTCCCCAGAAGCAGTAAGAACATTTGCCACATTCTTCAAGATAGTCAACATCGCAACATTGATGTACTTCAAACTGAAAGATACAGAAAATATTAAAAGGTACAGGAAATATATTTTAAGAAAGACTACGAACTTCAGTCTGATGCATCGTTATTACAAGTTGAAGAGCAATTTCTTCACAGCTCATTTTGAAAAACTCAACTCAAAATGTTCTGAAAGCCTAGAGACTGACTCAGGTTTATCATTATCTTATCGAACTAATTGACCATGAACACAACAAGAGCAGACGAGCTGCAACAAATATTCATCACAAATTTTAATACCCACCAAATGTCAGCAGAAAAAAACATTTTCTCCCTAAATGAACTTTATGAGCTGTCAAAACTTAAGCATGAACACTGATTAAGGGGGGTGTTCCTTACACATAGTTCTGACATGTGAGAGTGAAACGAAGAAATAAAGTGTGGTTTTCATATTTTATCAACTGAAAGAATATTTAACAATAAAAATAATTAAGTGCTTAAATTCAGTAAAGGAGTCCATATTCTGGTACCAAATTGGATACAAGTACAGACTAACTATATGCACAGAAAATAGCGCTCAGCTAAATAATATGAAGATCTGACACATACCTAAACATGCTTGTGATTAGCATCCCGACAAATATAATGTTCACAGGCAACCAAACTTTGATTAACTTCCATGTTAATGGTTCAGTTGGGATAACACCAGAGAGGGACAGTGCAGAAACTATGGTCACTGATACAATGTTCTGCAGTAAAACGTGATGAAGACACTATCAATGTCACCCAACCATCATAGATACAACGCAGAAGGAAAACACAATTGCATGAGAAGTATACAGTCAGTAATATAAAATTACCTGGTAAATCATCAGGAATATTCCAGCGTTGAAACCATAGCCAGACAGCACAAACTTGTTAACTAAAATCATGCTGCAGGATGCTATGCAGTAAGCAAAACCAGACAGAAGGGACTGATTCTGAATGTTTGGGAGCATGAGTAAGTGTGAAGGCATATCTCTATCTTTTGAGGCCTTAACATCTTCCAGGTCTGTGTCATCAACACAGGAAGTTCCCATCGTAGATCTGGAGAATATATGAGCCAGAAATACAACGGGTTGTGTTAGCTTGCATGATGATTGCTTCCAAGACATCCATTGACGAGAATAAGGTTCAGAAGATGTTTTCagattattttatttttttaagaCACTACTGATCAAGGGAAGCTTACATGCCTGTTGCCAATGTCTGGTGCTTTTCTCCCAGGAGGGGCGTCGGGATCAACATGAGTGACTAGCGGAGGGTTTCTGCAAGATAATGGAACTCTTCCAATCAACAGTAATCCAATTATTAAATCAATTTTCGCTGCTTATATCTTGTGAAGCATCTTAAATTAAAATCTGAACCCATGGACCAAGCATGTGTATTAAACCAATGGCACTTCAAACGCATCATACTAGAGGATAACTATAAGCATTTGCATTCTCCTAAAGAGTCACCATGCTCCCCTAGTTAAAATAAGGCTAAATTGATCAATTTCGGTGGGGTTTTCCAGTTatagttttttttttgcgggttaTAGTTAGCTTCAGGACTCGTACTGTACCTGCAGCAAAACTCCAGCCAATGGTACTAGTATTGAATATAATTCGACAGGACTGTACTGAGCAGTACATAAGTCGTCAACCTAGTACGCTCTGCAAGTAATTCCTATTTATTTGGAGCTTGGAGGGGCTAAAAGCCAAACTGCAACGAACTGAAATGAGGTTTCGCATGCCTGTACGCTTCAGAAGTAACCTGAAGTTGAGCTAATCAACAGAAATATACAAGGAAGAATCCGATTAACAATTTGGCGCTTCAGGAATCGAATCGCAAGTTCTGGAAACCAAGCGAACCTTTGAGCAGCCCAACCTAAGCACTACGGCTCCTAATCGGAAGCAAGGCACAACTAACCCGGCGTGAAATCTCAACCGCCGTACCCGAAG
This sequence is a window from Aegilops tauschii subsp. strangulata cultivar AL8/78 chromosome 7, Aet v6.0, whole genome shotgun sequence. Protein-coding genes within it:
- the LOC109761627 gene encoding GDP-mannose transporter GONST1 isoform X1 is translated as MASRNPPLVTHVDPDAPPGRKAPDIGNRSTMGTSCVDDTDLEDVKASKDRDMPSHLLMLPNIQNQSLLSGFAYCIASCSMILVNKFVLSGYGFNAGIFLMIYQNIVSVTIVSALSLSGVIPTEPLTWKLIKVWLPVNIIFVGMLITSMFSLKYINVAMLTILKNVANVLTASGETYFFKKQHDRQVWISLMLMIISAIAGGITDLSFHAVGYTWQILNCFLTASYSLTLRHVMDSAKQATKSGNLNELSMVLLNNVLSLPLGIILVLGFNEVEYLLETPLLRMPMFWLVITASGVLGLAISFTSMWFLRQTSATTYSLVGSLNKIPLSIAGILLFKVRTSMENSISILLGLLAGVFFARAKLRNNSQS
- the LOC109761627 gene encoding GDP-mannose transporter GONST1 isoform X2; its protein translation is MLIPTPLLGEKHQTLATGISTMGTSCVDDTDLEDVKASKDRDMPSHLLMLPNIQNQSLLSGFAYCIASCSMILVNKFVLSGYGFNAGIFLMIYQNIVSVTIVSALSLSGVIPTEPLTWKLIKVWLPVNIIFVGMLITSMFSLKYINVAMLTILKNVANVLTASGETYFFKKQHDRQVWISLMLMIISAIAGGITDLSFHAVGYTWQILNCFLTASYSLTLRHVMDSAKQATKSGNLNELSMVLLNNVLSLPLGIILVLGFNEVEYLLETPLLRMPMFWLVITASGVLGLAISFTSMWFLRQTSATTYSLVGSLNKIPLSIAGILLFKVRTSMENSISILLGLLAGVFFARAKLRNNSQS